One window from the genome of Methylothermaceae bacteria B42 encodes:
- a CDS encoding 5-hydroxymethyluracil DNA glycosylase, giving the protein MPELPEVETTRRGLEPHLIGRRFIRVTVYQPRLRWPVPGDMEKKVCGHEIQAVKRRGKYLLIETDDGTLILHLGMSGSLRLSSSLHQSSPHDHVIFTLDNGTCLIFRDPRRFGAVLWTPSLPESHPLLRHLGPEPLDDQFDGDYLYRQSRHRKQNVKSFIMDQHIVVGVGNIYANEALFCAGIRPTRAAGKIAKQRYQRLSQCIKEVLLRAIGRGGSTLRDFVNEQGQPGYFQLTLNVYGREGLPCPRCGKPIKRITLGQRATYYCPRCQH; this is encoded by the coding sequence ATGCCCGAGCTGCCTGAAGTCGAGACCACCCGGCGGGGTCTCGAGCCCCATCTTATCGGGCGTCGATTTATAAGAGTCACCGTCTATCAACCCCGATTGCGCTGGCCAGTGCCGGGAGACATGGAAAAAAAAGTTTGCGGCCATGAAATCCAGGCGGTGAAACGGCGGGGAAAATACCTTTTGATTGAAACCGACGATGGCACTTTAATCCTGCATTTAGGGATGTCCGGGAGCCTACGCCTGTCTTCTTCCCTCCATCAAAGCAGTCCCCACGATCATGTGATTTTTACCCTGGATAACGGTACCTGCCTTATTTTCCGGGACCCCAGGCGGTTTGGGGCGGTGTTATGGACTCCATCCCTACCTGAATCCCACCCTTTGCTTCGTCACCTAGGTCCAGAACCCTTAGATGACCAGTTTGACGGCGATTACCTTTACCGACAATCAAGGCATCGCAAACAAAACGTTAAATCCTTCATCATGGATCAACACATAGTCGTTGGGGTCGGAAATATCTACGCCAATGAAGCATTGTTCTGCGCCGGCATTCGCCCTACCCGCGCAGCCGGGAAGATTGCCAAACAACGCTACCAACGGCTCAGTCAATGCATCAAGGAAGTGCTATTGCGCGCCATTGGCCGGGGAGGAAGTACTTTAAGGGATTTCGTTAATGAACAAGGACAACCGGGTTATTTCCAGTTAACTTTGAATGTTTATGGGCGGGAAGGACTGCCCTGCCCCCGTTGCGGGAAGCCTATCAAACGTATCACCTTGGGGCAGCGGGCGACCTATTACTGCCCCCGCTGCCAGCATTGA
- a CDS encoding pyridine nucleotide-disulfide oxidoreductase, whose amino-acid sequence MADTISHKIVIVGGGTAGLAVAAHLKKIEPDLDIAVLEPKDVHYYQPGWTLVGGGEMKPKSTWRPMSKVVPEGVQWIQDGADTFDPDNNCLKTTSGNTVNYEYLVVAAGIQIDWEQVPGLKEALQKNIGVVSIYEYDLAPQVWEAIKNFSGGTAIFTQPKPPFKCPGAAQKITYLADDAWRKRNVRGKTKLMFYSAAPGIFPVKRYSKTLNEVLKRKAIDTHFQHHLVAVDPDKKEATFEAVSGGEKETLSFDFLHVTPPMRAPDFLKQSPLAGEGGWMAVDKYTMRHVKYKNIYGLGDCTCTPNSKTAAAARSQTYVVVSNLLTDLAGGEGIAAYDGYASCPLVTGYGKLVLAEFDYNLQPKETFPIDQSKERRSMYYFKKYFLPWYYWNVLLKGGDTPMWPLS is encoded by the coding sequence ATGGCTGATACGATTTCTCACAAAATAGTCATTGTCGGGGGCGGGACTGCAGGTCTGGCAGTTGCCGCGCATTTGAAAAAAATTGAACCAGATTTGGATATCGCAGTACTCGAGCCCAAGGATGTCCATTACTACCAACCGGGATGGACATTGGTCGGCGGCGGGGAAATGAAACCCAAATCTACCTGGCGGCCCATGTCAAAGGTGGTTCCGGAAGGGGTGCAATGGATTCAGGACGGGGCGGATACCTTTGATCCTGATAACAATTGTTTAAAAACAACCAGTGGAAACACCGTCAATTATGAATACCTGGTAGTGGCTGCCGGGATTCAAATTGATTGGGAACAAGTGCCTGGCTTGAAGGAAGCCTTGCAAAAAAATATCGGCGTGGTTTCCATTTATGAATATGATTTGGCGCCCCAGGTCTGGGAGGCAATCAAGAATTTTTCTGGTGGCACGGCCATCTTTACCCAGCCCAAACCGCCATTCAAATGCCCCGGCGCGGCCCAAAAGATTACCTATCTGGCGGACGATGCCTGGCGCAAGCGGAATGTCAGGGGTAAAACCAAACTCATGTTTTATTCCGCAGCGCCTGGGATTTTCCCCGTAAAGCGGTATTCCAAAACCTTAAACGAAGTATTGAAGCGCAAAGCTATCGATACCCATTTCCAGCATCACTTAGTGGCCGTTGATCCCGATAAAAAAGAAGCTACCTTTGAAGCAGTCAGTGGTGGGGAAAAAGAAACCCTTTCGTTTGACTTTCTACATGTGACCCCTCCCATGCGGGCACCTGATTTCCTCAAGCAAAGCCCACTTGCGGGTGAAGGCGGTTGGATGGCGGTGGACAAATACACCATGCGCCACGTTAAGTACAAAAACATCTACGGATTGGGCGATTGTACGTGTACGCCCAATTCCAAAACCGCTGCCGCTGCTAGAAGCCAGACTTATGTTGTGGTCAGTAATTTATTGACCGACCTGGCCGGAGGGGAGGGAATTGCCGCTTACGATGGTTACGCTTCGTGCCCGCTGGTGACAGGCTACGGCAAATTGGTGTTGGCTGAATTTGACTATAACCTGCAACCCAAGGAAACGTTCCCCATCGATCAAAGCAAGGAGCGCCGCAGCATGTACTACTTTAAGAAATATTTCCTGCCTTGGTATTACTGGAACGTGCTGCTAAAAGGCGGCGATACGCCCATGTGGCCTTTAAGCTAA
- a CDS encoding two-component system response regulator: MSDDPQLLLVDDDETFCQVLERALTKRGFSVSIATSLEQGLKLAKALMPEYAVIDLRIGHDSGLQMVQQLKSLDANTRIVILTGYASIATAVEAIKLGAIHYLTKPADADEILAALHKQEGDAAVEVKDKPLSVKRMEWEYLQKVLMEHNGNISAAARALGMHRRTLQRKLDKRPVRE, from the coding sequence ATGAGTGATGATCCACAATTATTATTGGTTGACGATGATGAAACCTTTTGCCAGGTGTTGGAACGCGCACTGACAAAACGCGGGTTTTCAGTGAGCATTGCTACCTCTCTGGAGCAGGGGCTGAAGTTGGCAAAAGCGTTGATGCCCGAGTACGCCGTGATTGATTTGAGAATTGGCCATGATTCAGGTCTGCAAATGGTTCAGCAACTCAAATCACTGGATGCGAATACCCGGATTGTCATTCTCACCGGTTACGCTAGCATTGCCACGGCGGTGGAAGCGATCAAGCTGGGGGCAATACATTATTTGACCAAACCCGCCGATGCCGATGAGATTCTGGCGGCGCTGCACAAACAAGAAGGGGATGCCGCAGTGGAGGTCAAAGATAAACCGCTTTCCGTCAAACGCATGGAATGGGAGTATTTGCAAAAAGTATTGATGGAACACAATGGTAATATCTCAGCGGCTGCAAGAGCGCTGGGCATGCATCGAAGAACTTTGCAGCGGAAACTCGACAAACGGCCTGTTCGAGAATGA